One window from the genome of Streptomyces sp. NBC_00708 encodes:
- a CDS encoding phosphatase PAP2 family protein, which yields MRETPRSQETAGESGSELPQHRPDRAFAHTTGASRFGTPHRSDGRSSHTPRDARQTGPLVRSGTTPPVPGRTAFFLSLVSGLSALFALTTWQIAADGPLRGLDERAGRAVVGHGPRPLTEFLADLGNMQVALPVLACAIGWSLLRGRRREPLGAALAMAAVPLLVVPLKDWIARPGPLTEATGYYPSGHAATAAVAYGASALLLAGRGRRTWMMPVAAVLLTAATGIGLVLRGYHWPLDVLGSWFLCGLLLLLPRGSGRISRSRRRSSSRTPSC from the coding sequence ATGAGAGAAACACCCCGCTCGCAGGAGACTGCGGGCGAATCCGGGTCGGAGCTTCCCCAGCACCGTCCCGACCGTGCCTTCGCGCACACCACTGGAGCATCACGCTTCGGAACTCCTCACCGATCGGATGGCCGCTCGTCCCACACCCCCCGGGACGCGCGGCAAACCGGTCCACTCGTCCGCTCCGGAACAACCCCCCCAGTTCCGGGGCGGACGGCTTTTTTCCTCTCCCTGGTGTCGGGCCTGTCGGCCCTCTTCGCGCTGACCACCTGGCAGATCGCCGCCGACGGCCCCCTGCGCGGCCTCGACGAGCGCGCCGGACGCGCCGTCGTCGGCCACGGTCCGCGACCGCTCACCGAATTCCTCGCCGATCTCGGCAACATGCAGGTCGCCCTCCCCGTACTGGCGTGTGCGATCGGCTGGTCGCTGCTGCGCGGGCGGCGGCGGGAGCCGCTGGGCGCGGCCCTCGCGATGGCGGCGGTGCCGCTGCTGGTCGTACCGCTGAAGGACTGGATCGCCCGGCCGGGACCGCTGACGGAGGCGACGGGCTACTACCCGTCGGGGCACGCGGCGACGGCGGCGGTGGCGTACGGGGCCTCGGCGCTGCTGCTCGCCGGGCGCGGGCGGCGTACGTGGATGATGCCCGTCGCCGCCGTCCTACTGACGGCGGCGACGGGCATCGGTCTGGTGCTCCGCGGCTATCACTGGCCGCTGGATGTGCTGGGCAGCTGGTTCCTGTGCGGGCTGCTGCTCCTGCTGCCCCGCGGGTCCGGCCGGATCAGCCGAAGTAGGCGTCGAAGTTCTTCGAGAACTCCCAGTTGTTGA